A single region of the Streptomyces sp. ITFR-16 genome encodes:
- a CDS encoding transglycosylase SLT domain-containing protein, with the protein MTASSIPGRLRRLNKTQKLSVAGVSAVAAAALSLSLVPGNAEAETEPQALSAAPVVFASAAGTPQAKTIQNSIIEQHSTAEQLVKAADAAKAKKATAAKKKAEAHAKAKAKKAKAKARAHAKAKARKAAAKRGHQAASRSEARTRVFSNNLDGWIKESLAIMKAKGIPGSYDGLHRNIMRESSGNPNAINDWDINAINGVPSIGLLQIIKPTFDAYHVSGTPHTQYDPVANITASANYAADKYGSIDNVNSAY; encoded by the coding sequence ATGACCGCGTCCAGCATTCCCGGCCGTCTCCGACGCCTGAACAAGACCCAGAAGCTCTCCGTCGCCGGCGTCTCCGCCGTCGCCGCCGCTGCACTCTCCTTGTCCCTGGTGCCCGGTAACGCCGAGGCCGAGACCGAGCCTCAGGCACTCTCCGCCGCCCCGGTGGTCTTCGCGTCCGCCGCCGGCACCCCGCAGGCCAAGACCATCCAGAACAGCATCATCGAGCAGCACTCGACCGCCGAGCAGCTGGTCAAGGCCGCCGACGCCGCGAAGGCCAAGAAGGCCACCGCGGCGAAGAAGAAGGCCGAGGCACACGCCAAGGCGAAGGCCAAGAAGGCGAAGGCCAAGGCCCGTGCGCACGCCAAGGCGAAGGCCCGCAAGGCCGCCGCCAAGCGCGGCCACCAGGCCGCCAGCCGTTCCGAGGCCCGCACCCGCGTCTTCTCGAACAACCTGGACGGCTGGATCAAGGAGTCCCTGGCCATCATGAAGGCCAAGGGCATCCCGGGCAGCTACGACGGCCTGCACCGCAACATCATGCGGGAGTCCAGCGGCAACCCGAACGCCATCAACGACTGGGACATCAACGCCATCAACGGCGTCCCGTCGATCGGTCTGCTCCAGATCATCAAGCCGACGTTCGACGCGTACCACGTCAGCGGTACCCCCCACACCCAGTACGACCCGGTCGCCAACATCACCGCGTCGGCCAACTACGCCGCCGACAAGTACGGCTCGATCGACAACGTCAACAGCGCGTACTGA
- a CDS encoding S-adenosylmethionine:tRNA ribosyltransferase-isomerase, which translates to MTALDALRVPAELSARVPAEQRGAGRDDVRLMVSRGREVSHHAFRELPEQLRAGDVLVVNTSPTLAAAVNGRVAGERVVVHFSTRGEDGRWSVELRRPDGAGATLPRPGGPAGAAVRLPGGARLVLSEPVAGGGVGARLWWARASADVPGLLRRYGRPIRYGYTERDQPLSAYQTVFALPSADGSGSAEMPSAARPFTAGLVAELVSRGVQFAPLTLHTGVASAEAYEPPYPERFEVPATTAWLVNAARAGGGRVIAVGTTAVRALESSAGPDGVVRAASGWTDLVVTPQRGVRAVDGLLTGLHEPRASHLLMLEAVAGGEALSRGYGQALSHRYLWHEFGDVHLLLPGEAAGADRAAGPIPEPHSPHC; encoded by the coding sequence CGCCGAGCTGTCGGCGCGGGTGCCGGCCGAGCAGCGGGGCGCCGGGCGGGACGACGTACGGCTGATGGTCTCGCGGGGGCGGGAGGTCTCGCACCACGCGTTCCGGGAGCTGCCGGAGCAGCTGCGGGCCGGGGATGTGCTGGTGGTCAACACCTCGCCGACGCTGGCCGCCGCGGTGAACGGGCGGGTGGCCGGTGAGCGGGTGGTGGTGCACTTCTCGACGCGGGGCGAGGACGGGCGCTGGTCGGTGGAGCTGCGGCGGCCGGACGGGGCGGGGGCGACGCTGCCGCGCCCGGGCGGGCCCGCGGGGGCTGCGGTCCGGCTGCCGGGCGGCGCGCGGCTGGTGCTGTCGGAGCCGGTGGCGGGCGGGGGCGTGGGGGCCCGGCTGTGGTGGGCGCGGGCGTCGGCCGATGTGCCGGGGCTGCTGCGGCGGTACGGGCGGCCGATCCGCTACGGGTACACGGAGCGGGACCAGCCGCTCTCGGCGTACCAGACGGTGTTCGCGCTGCCCTCGGCCGACGGGAGCGGTTCGGCGGAGATGCCGAGCGCGGCCCGGCCGTTCACGGCGGGCCTGGTGGCGGAGCTGGTGAGCCGGGGTGTGCAGTTCGCGCCGCTGACGCTGCATACGGGGGTGGCATCGGCGGAGGCGTACGAGCCGCCGTATCCGGAGCGTTTCGAGGTGCCCGCGACGACGGCGTGGCTGGTGAACGCGGCCCGGGCGGGCGGTGGCCGGGTGATCGCGGTGGGGACGACGGCGGTGCGGGCGCTGGAGTCCTCGGCCGGGCCGGACGGGGTGGTGCGGGCGGCCTCGGGCTGGACGGATCTGGTGGTGACGCCGCAGCGGGGGGTTCGGGCGGTGGACGGACTGCTGACCGGGCTGCACGAGCCGCGCGCCTCGCATCTGCTGATGCTGGAGGCGGTCGCGGGCGGGGAGGCGCTGAGCCGGGGGTACGGGCAGGCGCTGAGCCACCGCTATCTCTGGCACGAGTTCGGGGACGTCCATCTGCTGCTGCCCGGGGAGGCCGCCGGTGCGGACCGGGCTGCGGGACCCATACCGGAACCTCACAGTCCGCATTGCTGA